One genomic window of Pieris rapae chromosome 15, ilPieRapa1.1, whole genome shotgun sequence includes the following:
- the LOC110998914 gene encoding transmembrane protein 145-like produces the protein MRNGAFIPVLIALLGNVNGKWVEGRINTKENWAFLARFCFLSLEGEFEYLIEFERDMGSPNLLLYYDDESQWPAVYHSKRTCQDRESVLNKGGQNQIVKLSHWYPDTEYSGCVVTKANKELPASKSTTQKPTTPKQTKPKNTSKNDLPNDPGYYDQFLKTTIPPKTEESTKEPNTTWYELIPEDFNSTTELPDELWESIGPATNGSKEDLKDVEILFDNYNHTHKIKRSIELYERYRRRRLNSESYQNGYSETERLIVSCHNSRRFRSARERWWFIAISNCDSPKGLDVKYKFLMTNGPEGDFWHRHFSADEFYVLPILLSYTFAYIIVMVAVVMCSVELRSRHLLHSTYKLFLISIVVQHCGVLLQTLANIRYASNGVGAPNSKIVGQFLCGISEATFLLLLILLAKGYTVTRGRLKVGFTVKLTVFMCLYVLTYVVIFIYQARAFDPGEVLYLYESLAGYALIVLRISGWCAFAYATYFTARKYPEKNMFYCPFFICGTLWFYAGPLFILTANSYIDKWVRESVVTAVLLFITFCGHVMFLLLTLPVFANKNFPYHVRTTQIGVMEVTSNPALDGFGPNAYHPEAAAGQTVIIPLTRRTEELIGNIYNQYIATAPPSHENETPKLNGVKINSVSKNGITRQPSTETTTSSEIIPHINDKDIFTVETQIAKFEQAESQENDSSIVLPENGVNLPSNGVNLDLPNVSRSKRNILEPIRRDVPSWSLAKGPAVVAMQNKTDQDNHLPPILNGKKAQTVRTMQATSGVISTIHEGREQTYNRTDELFTVTKS, from the exons ATGAGGAACGGTGCATTCATCCCAGTCCTCATTGCATTGCTAGGCAACGTAAATGGGAAGTGGGTAGAGGGAAGGATTAATACAAAGGAG AATTGGGCATTTCTGGCGCGCTTCTGTTTTCTATCGCTAGAGGGCGAGTTTGAATATTTGATAGAGTTTGAACGGGACATGGGTTCTCCCAATTTACTCTTGTATTATGACGACGAATCTCAATGGCCGGCTGTGTATCACAGTAAGCGG ACATGTCAAGACCGTGAATCAGTACTAAATAAAGGCGGACAGAACCAGATTGTTAAACTATCACATTGGTACCCGGACACCGAGTATTCAGGCTGTGTCGTTACAAAAGCTAACAAAGAATTACCTGCTTCTAAAAG CACAACACAAAAACCGACAACACCAAAGCAAACAAAACCGAAAAATACGTCTAAAAATGATCTCCCGAACGATCCGGGTTATTACgaccagtttttaaaaactacCATTCCACCAAAAACCGAGGAATCTACCAAAGAACCGAACACTACCTGGTACGAGTTGATACCAGAAGATTTCAATTCTACCACAGAACTGCCAGATGAACTATGGGAGAGTATTGGTCCAGCTACAAATGGCAGTAAAGAAGATCTAAAAGatgttgaaattttatttgataattacaaTCACACT caCAAAATAAAGCGATCAATAGAATTATACGAACGCTACCGGCGCCGACGTCTCAATTCAGAATCCTATCAAAACGGGTACAGCGAAACAGAGAGATTGATTGTCTCATGTCACAACTCGAGAAGGTTTCGTTCGGCGAGAGAGAGGTGGTGGTTCATTGCGATCAGCAATTGCGATAGTCCAAAG GGTCTGGACgtgaaatacaaatttttaatgacaAATGGACCTGAAGGCGACTTCTGGCATCGGCATTTTTCTGCGGATGAATTTT ATGTCCTGCCAATACTATTGTCTTACACATTTGCATACATAATAGTGATGGTAGCCGTAGTGATGTGTTCCGTAGAGCTGCGCTCGCGACACCTTTTACACTCGACGTATAAGTTGTTCCTAATATCGATAGTGGTACAACACTGTGGAGTATTGTTACAAACGTTGGCAAATATTAGATACGCTAGTAATGGAGTCGGCGCACCTAATTCGAAAATTGTAG GTCAGTTTCTCTGCGGGATATCGGAAGCCACCTTCCTTTTGTTGCTAATACTTCTAGCCAAGGGCTATACGGTCACCCGTGGTCGTCTTAAGGTTGGATTCACGGTTAAACTAACTGTGTTCATGTGCCTATATGTACTGACATACGTGGTTATCTTTATATACCAAGCTAgg GCATTTGATCCAGGTGAAGTGTTATATTTGTACGAGAGTCTGGCCGGATATGCGCTGATAGTCCTCCGGATATCTGGATGGTGTGCTTTCGCGTACGCTACATACTTTACCGCTAGGAAATATCCGGAAaag aATATGTTCTACTGTCCTTTTTTCATCTGTGGTACGTTGTGGTTTTACGCGGGaccgctttttatattaactgcTAACTCTTACATAG ataaatggGTACGCGAGAGTGTGGTGACAGCTGTGctcttatttataacattctgTGGACACGTCATGTTCTTG ctGTTAACCCTACCGGTTTTTGCGAACAAAAATTTTCCATACCATGTTCGCACTACACAAATTGGAGTTATGGAg gtGACCAGCAACCCAGCCTTAGATGGCTTTGGTCCTAACGCATATCACCCCGAGGCAGCAGCCGGCCAAACAGTTATCATTCCACTTACGAG GCGAACTGAGGAATTAATTGGCAACATCTATAATCAATACATTGCAACCGCGCCCCCGTCACATGAAAACGAAACGCCAAAACTCAACGGAGTCAAAATAAATTCTGTTTCAAAAAATGGTATTACTCGACAGCCCAGTACCGAAACAACCACATCATCAGAGATTATCCCTCACATAAATGATAAGGACATATTTACCGTCGAAACACAAATCGCGAAATTCGAACAGGCAGAGTCACaagaaaatgacagttcgaTTGTGTTACCCGAAAATGGGGTTAATTTACCGAGTAACGGGGTAAATCTTGACTTGCCCAATGTGTCGAGATCTAAAAGAAACATCTTAGAACCGATTAGAAGGGATGTGCCCTCTTGGTCTTTGGCAAAAGGTCCGGCTGTTGTTGCAATGCAAAACAAAACTGATcaag atAACCATTTACCACCAATATTAAATGGTAAAAAAGCACAGACAGTAAGAACTATGCAAGCCACTTCTGGCGTCATCAGCACGATACACGAAGGACGCGAGCAAACTTATAATCGGACTGACGAACTTTTCACTGTTACTAAaagttaa